ATCGGCCTCGAGGCCACCGACGTCACCTGGGCGCGGCAGCGGGCGTTCGCCGCGGAGTGGTTCGGCGGGGCCGAACTCGTTGCCACCGAGGGCGTCATCGAGAACCTCCGGCGTGTGAAGGATGCGGGCGAGTTGTGGCGCATGCAGGAAGCGGCGCGCATCGCCGACGACGCGCTGGCCAACGTGCGCCCGCTTTTGGCCGACGGGATCAGCGAGCGCGACTTCGCCATCGCCTTGGACTTCGAGATCCGCAAGCTCGGCGCGTCGGGCAATTCGTTCGAGACCATCGTGGCCGCCGGTCCCAACGGCGCCAAGCCGCACGCCCGCCCCTCGGAGCGCGTGATCGAACCGTGCGAGCTGGTGGTGCTCGACTTCGGCGCCATCTTCGACGGTTACTGCTCCGACATGACGCGCACCGTGTGCGCCGGCGACCCGTCGCCCGAGCTCCAGAAGATGGTCGACGTCGTGGCCGAGAGCCAGCGCGCCGGCGTCGCCGCCGTGCGGGCGGGGGTGAAAGCCGCAGACGTGGACAAGGTGTGCCGCGACGTCATCGACGCGGCAGGCTGGGGCGACGCCTTCATGCACTCCACGGGCCACGGCGTCGGCCTCGATATCCACGAGGCGCCCTGGGTTTCCGCGGTGTCGACCGACACGCTCGCGCCTAACCAAGTCGTAACTGTGGAGCCGGGCGTCTACCTTGAAGGCCTCGGCGGGGTCCGGATCGAGGACACCGTCGTCGTCACCGAAGACGGCTGTTACCCGCTCACGAATACAACAAAGGAACTCGCAGTCGCATGGCAACGGTAAGCACCAACGACCTCAACAACGGCATGACCCTCAACTTGCCCGAGGGCCTGTTCAAGGTCGTCGAGTTCCAGCACGTCAAGCCGGGCAAGGGCGGTGCCTTCGTGCGCACCAAGCTCAAGAACGTGCGCAACGGCGCCGTCGTCGACCGCACCTA
The window above is part of the Acidimicrobiales bacterium genome. Proteins encoded here:
- a CDS encoding aminopeptidase P family protein, whose protein sequence is MVEMDIAARLPKLRAALDAAGCDALLVTNLTNVRYLTGFTGSAALLLVTADELVLATDGRYAFQSAEQLRAAGVEARIEIGNLAGQKAAVSAAASGVSRIGLEATDVTWARQRAFAAEWFGGAELVATEGVIENLRRVKDAGELWRMQEAARIADDALANVRPLLADGISERDFAIALDFEIRKLGASGNSFETIVAAGPNGAKPHARPSERVIEPCELVVLDFGAIFDGYCSDMTRTVCAGDPSPELQKMVDVVAESQRAGVAAVRAGVKAADVDKVCRDVIDAAGWGDAFMHSTGHGVGLDIHEAPWVSAVSTDTLAPNQVVTVEPGVYLEGLGGVRIEDTVVVTEDGCYPLTNTTKELAVAWQR